In Antechinus flavipes isolate AdamAnt ecotype Samford, QLD, Australia chromosome 3, AdamAnt_v2, whole genome shotgun sequence, a genomic segment contains:
- the CHMP2B gene encoding charged multivesicular body protein 2b: MASLFKKKTVDDIIKEQNRELRGTQRAIMRDRAALEKQEKQLELEIKKMAKIGNKEACRVLAKQLVQLRKQKTRTFAVSSKVTSMSTQTKVMNSQMKMAGAMSTTAKTMQAVNKKMDPQKTLQAMQNFQKENMKMEMTEEMINDTLDDIFDGSDDEEESQDIVNQVLDEIGIEISGKMAKAPSAARGLPSASTSKASTISDEEIERQLKALGVD; encoded by the exons ATGGCCTCTCTTTTCAAGAAGAAGACGGTAGATG ATATAATAAAGGAGCAGAATCGAGAGTTACGAGGTACACAGAGGGCTATAATGAGAGATCGAGCAGCattagaaaaacaggaaaaacagcTG gaactagaaattaaaaaaatggcCAAGATTGGTAACAAAGAAGCGTGCAGAGTTTTAGCTAAACAGCTTGTGCAACTGAGGAAACAAAAAACTAGAACTTTTGCCGTAAGTTCAAAAGTCACTTCTATGTCCACACAAACTAAAGTAATGAACTCCCAAATGAAGATGGCTGGAGCTATGTCAACTACTGCAAAA ACAATGCAGGCAGTTAACAAGAAGATGGATCCACAAAAGACATTACAAGCAATGCAGAATTTCCAGAAGGAAAACATGAAAatggaaatgactgaagaaatga TCAATGATACATTGGATGACATTTTTGATGGAtctgatgatgaagaagaaagcCAGGATATTGTGAACCAGGTGCTTGATGAAATTGGAATTGAAATCTCTGGAAAG atggccAAAGCACCATCAGCTGCCCGAGGTTTACCATCTGCATCTACATCAAAAGCATCTACAATCTCTGATGAAGAGATTGAAAGACAACTTAAGGCTTTGGGAGTAGATTAG